TATATCCGTAAATGTATCAAATCActtctttcaatttaaactttgattcaTATTGTTCATTACATACGTTTACTCTAATGGTTCATTTTGTAACATTCACATTTGAAGAAACTCACTTACATTTCGATTGTAGGAAGAAAATGTAAGAGTTCAATAgactttaattattataatttttctaaaaatatttggtaAGACGAAAtcttgaagaaatttttttcatacattTACAGAAATTTGGGTTATAAATTGGTACAAATATTAGTTTAGAGGTCTAAATCCATGTTTGCCTGTTATTTTTCCATAGACAAAAAAGTAATACATGTGAATGTGACAAATGGTGTAGGAACTGCTGGTGTATGGAGAATTGCTGCTATTAATGAGGCAGGTGGATGGAAAGACAGGACCACAGTGGAAGACATGGACCTTGCTGTTAGAGCTAGTCTTAGAGGCTGGAAATTTGTCTACTTAGGTGACCTGCAGGTAAGAATACATAATTAGCCATCTACATCTATACTTAGTAATATgctaaaaaaccaaaatgttGTTGTGCTGTTTCTTGTCCACTGTCTTTGTCTGATTAGCTCACTAAACCATGAATTTCTTGCCCTGCCAGGTAAAAAGTGAGCTTCCTAGTACTTTCAAAGCCTTCCGTTTCCAGCAGCATCGTTGGTCTTGTGGCCCTGCCAATCTTTTCCGCAAAATGGTTATGGAAATTGTCAGAAACAAGGTCTCATTTCAACCTCTATTTTAATGAATAAGTCAAatagtttcttgttttttatcGTTGTTCATTTGCTTTAAATCATCACTAAATTCAAAAGCTTAAatggaaaaagtaaaatgattAGTTATAGTTATAACactttgaaaagtaaaatgatttttttaaccccatgttttttttcttcttgttgcAGAAAGTTAGATTCTGGAAGAAAGTTTATGTGAtttatagtttcttctttGTGAGGAAGATCATTGCCCATATGgttactttcttcttttactgCGTTGTTCTTCCTCTCACCATTTTGGTTCCTGAAGTTTATGTACCAATTTGGGGAGCTGTTTACATTCCTTCGATTATTACCATTTTGAACTCAGTAGGAACTCCAaggtttgttcttttttttactgtcccaattatttatgttaatttacaaacaaaacccaaaattcaTCTTTCTCTTGTGCTACGGTAAATCCAGGTCAATTCACCTTCTGTTCTACTGGATCCTTTTCGAAAATGTCATGTCGTTGCACCGTACGAAAGCAACATTGATCGGTCTATTGGAAGCCGGTCGAGCCAACGAATGGGTTGTCACTGAAAAACTTGGAGATGCTCTCAAAAACAAGGCAGCTGCTGATAAGAAAGCAGGTGGCAAAATACCTAAAGTAAGGTTGAGATGCAAATTTGGAGACAggtaaaaagattaaaaaaaaaatgcaatgtAACTGAAAGTTCTGTTTGAGATCTTTTAAGAGTGTTACTTTTAGGTGAAAgtacttttactttttcaaaagtcATATCATGACTTCTGTGCAGATGGACGAACTAAttgattttgctatttatttgatatgatAAGCAGAATCAACACATTGGAGCTTGGATTTGCAGCATTCTTGTTCTTATGTGGCTGCTATGACTTTGTTCATGGGAAGAACAATTACTTTATTTACCTTTTCCTTCAGACATTCAGCTTTCTGATCACTGGAATTGGATATGTTGGAACCATCATCCCAAGCTCTTGAAAAGTGAAGATCATTTCTATTTGTTTGATGCCCCTTTGTTGGCtacaaaagtttatatatatatattatatataaatgtatgaaacgaaaaaaaagcaaaaaaaaaaaaaaaaaaaagtatgcaTGTGGGGTTCTGAGTTCTTTTAAGATGCAACTAATAATTAGTAAAGTTGATAATGTTCTACAGAAGAGGAGTAGCCTGCCGCCTAACTTAGAAGAAAAGggggttttttattttcagaaAAAGGCCTGAGAGGCATCAGAAATTGCAAGAAAAGTCAGCTACTTTGGAAAAATTACACAAATCAGTCccaatgaagaagaagaagaaacagagaGGTTAGGAtttgaagaggaaaaagagGAATTGCTTAtgggtattttcgtcatttagattgttttcttttctaaattgtgAAATacttttttgtcattttatggGGTTGGTccatttgttacttttttttttccttagcTTTGTGGGGGAATAAAGCACATGGATTATAGGGTGAACTTGTTGTAATAACACTTGTTTAccatttcaacttctttttctttttttctttttttcaggATAAATTTGTTAGGGCATTGCATTTTCTTgggagaaaaattaattttctttttttattttcaatttttttctattgattgTTAGCATTATGTAAGAATATTCATGTTTGGAAGTTGGatagttttcttatttatgctaaaattatatttcctCCATGCCTTATGTCTCCTATCTTCTTCTCCGTTGATACCCtttttaagtttcaatttaTACTCTACATTTTCGTGGTTATATTCCATTTAAACTTGTAATTGCATCAATGGAatcctaaatttaaacaaaaatttatttcaattgtGTACATCTATTCTAATTGTCAATTTTGTAAGATCGAGATTTGAAGTTTAATGCacaaatgattttcaaaaataatcgTAACAAATTACCTAAGTTGATTAGCATGCGTGAAGATTTAGTTGATTCATTTAAACtcttaagaaaattaatttgactCGATCTACATTTGGTAAATTTTGTAAGGAGTGCAAAAAcataaccttttctttttcttttattatcatgctgtatttttaaaatggaaaaattataCTCCAATACTTTCAAGGTATGTTTAACAATCTATACTCCAAATTGATGTAATAGTAATAGAATTTGGTTGACGAATCAATATTCGTGTCTCAAATGCgaagataattaaaattttctatcgCGTTTACTTAGACTTTTGATCATTGATATGTTTCGATAGTATAggttctttttaaaataatacatgtgtgatatttaaatttacttttagtCCATATTTATAAGAATGAACTCGTTCGAGACCAAATGAAtctattctaaaaaaacataccGTTTAACaagtttctcaaaattttggaaatgaaaaaacataccgttttttcatttttctattcattCTAATAGAGAATTAACAcgatacttttttttctaaaacaaaattaattttttttgcccCTCCATTTAAACCTTCTCCTCAAGATTAGGAACACAGTTaactaaaaatgatattttaacaacaatattaaagaaaacctaaaacttagatatgaattttcttttttaccctttttatCAATGATTACTGcaattcataatataaaataacttctatatatatatatatataatattggattccttttaatttatttgttgcCTCAGAAAGGAAGAATAATAAAGATGGTTACAGCTTTTACTCTGACTTTATATAGTGTCGGTGGgagtgaaaataaataaataaagtgtatgtatatatatatatattttttaaattacccAATTggagattttaattttttaatttgatttcttgacTTGAAGTGGAAGTGTGTTCATTGTTCATTTAtaacattttggttttttacttaaatcaatgcattttcttttttaattaggtTAGTTTGGATAAGCTTTGATATCCAATCTCCCAATTATGAATACCTCAAACTTaggttgtttttcttttttctttttcctttttaattattaccaTAACCATTGATTCATTTAAGTATGTGCAAAGCATACTCGAGCATTTTGGATTAGGGCTTCATCATTtctcaaaccaaaaaaaactaactCATTTGTTTGTTAGACTTTGTACATTAAATTCAATGATTTT
This DNA window, taken from Cucumis sativus cultivar 9930 chromosome 6, Cucumber_9930_V3, whole genome shotgun sequence, encodes the following:
- the LOC101203892 gene encoding glucomannan 4-beta-mannosyltransferase 2; translation: MAETTQILLPESFQGGRGDFTEQIWLIWELIKAPLIVPVLRLMVYISLAMSLMLFFERLYMGIVIILVKLFWKKPEKRYKYEPIQDDLELGSSNFPHVLIQIPMFNEREVYKISIGAACGLSWPADRLVIQVLDDSTDPVIKQMVEQECLRWASKGINITYQIRETRGGYKAGALKEGLKRSYVKHCEYVAIFDADFRPEPDYLRRAIPFLVNNPDIALVQARWRFVNADECLLTRMQEMSLDYHFTVEQEVGSATHAFFGFNGTAGVWRIAAINEAGGWKDRTTVEDMDLAVRASLRGWKFVYLGDLQVKSELPSTFKAFRFQQHRWSCGPANLFRKMVMEIVRNKKVRFWKKVYVIYSFFFVRKIIAHMVTFFFYCVVLPLTILVPEVYVPIWGAVYIPSIITILNSVGTPRSIHLLFYWILFENVMSLHRTKATLIGLLEAGRANEWVVTEKLGDALKNKAAADKKAGGKIPKVRLRCKFGDRINTLELGFAAFLFLCGCYDFVHGKNNYFIYLFLQTFSFLITGIGYVGTIIPSS